A stretch of Fulvia fulva chromosome 4, complete sequence DNA encodes these proteins:
- a CDS encoding Epoxide hydrolase 3, producing MSFLHTLIVLLFVPLIMGQGQHSWEGFVENEGVCTHYRATGSGPLLFLLHGFPDNSDTFYNHVPELAKQYTVVTPSRRGFPPSGVPDKDEDYQLAKVVSDIVTLIKTPGGRKVLLGGHDFGGAMAQLLAYSMPHMVKGLILMNPPVIPRLQYLVSFDPEQQKASKYTIHLMQYKIGDDKEVAEKAAPIRDPARRKEIEDYLTASPINGMMAYYKENYPAPPYGQTSPLQNLTIPVPTLLIWGVEDTYFIPKFVDGIPGIFPNSTRLVTLPHAGHWAFQDEPKKVNREIMSWLEEQKYEGNYGVGVVLC from the coding sequence ATGTCTTTCTTGCATACGCTCATCGTGCTACTATTTGTGCCTCTCATCATGGGTCAAGGGCAGCATTCCTGGGAAGGCTTCGTGGAGAACGAGGGTGTTTGTACCCATTACCGTGCGACTGGTTCAGGTCCACTGCTATTCCTACTGCACGGCTTTCCCGACAATTCGGATACGTTCTACAACCATGTCCCAGAACTGGCCAAGCAGTACACCGTTGTCACGCCGTCTCGACGCGGCTTTCCACCCAGCGGTGTTCCAGACAAGGATGAAGACTATCAGCTAGCAAAAGTCGTGTCAGACATTGTGACGCTCATCAAGACCCCCGGAGGCCGCAAAGTGCTCCTCGGCGGTCATGACTTTGGCGGAGCGATGGCACAGTTGTTGGCATACTCCATGCCGCACATGGTCAAGGGCCTGATTCTGATGAACCCACCCGTCATCCCAAGACTCCAATATTTGGTGAGCTTCGACCCCGAGCAGCAAAAGGCATCCAAGTACACCATCCACTTGATGCAGTACAAGATCGGTGACGACAAGGAAGTGGCAGAAAAGGCTGCGCCCATCAGGGATCCTGCTCGTCGCAAGGAGATTGAAGACTATCTTACGGCATCTCCTATCAACGGCATGATGGCCTACTACAAGGAGAATTACCCAGCGCCACCATACGGGCAAACTTCTCCTTTGCAGAACCTAACCATTCCGGTCCCCACGCTGCTGATCTGGGGTGTTGAAGATACATACTTCATTCCAAAGTTCGTCGATGGTATTCCGGGAATCTTTCCAAATTCGACGAGATTGGTCACGCTGCCACATGCTGGACATTGGGCTTTCCAGGATGAGCCTAAGAAAGTGAATCGCGAGATCATGTCGTGGCTGGAGGAGCAGAAGTATGAGGGAAATTACGGAGTAGGTGTTGTCTTGTGTTGA
- a CDS encoding NmrA-like family domain-containing oxidoreductase himF encodes MQEILVIGGTGAQGLPVVHSLSGSGRWSVRVLTRNENSERAQQLAKLPNVTLIQGQQDNQKDLHRAFKGVYGAWVNTNGFTNGEKNELFYGIRAYEIARHEGVKHYVYASTDYAVKDCDWNENYHWGHNDAKGRVADFILAQDQKGMKASSIVTGPSMDMLFDGMFTPAEQEDGSFLWANSGKEGEIPLIALEDVGPFSMWMFNNPAESAGLLLKVATDEVSFADIARTFTEVSGKKGVHQFVEISKFVKAREPFPGAMANFAAGPQEGP; translated from the exons ATGCAGGAAATCCTTGTTATCGGCGGCACTGGTGCTCAGGGCCTACCCGTGGTTCACT CTCTGTCCGGTAGTGGACGTTGGTCCGTTCGAGTACTCACTCGCAATGAGAATTCGGAGCGCGCTCAGCAATTGGCCAAATTGCCCAACGTCACCCTGATTCAAGGCCAACAAGACAACCAGAAGGATCTTCACCGCGCCTTCAAAGGGGTCTATGGAGCATGGGTCAACACGAATGGATTCACCAATGGCGAGAAGAACGAGCTCTTCTATGGTATCAGAGCATATGAGATTGCAAGACACGAGGGCGTCAAGCACTACGTCTATGCCTCCACAGATTATGCAGTCAAAGACTGTGACTGGAACGAGAATTACCACTGGGGTCACAACGATGCCAAAGGCAGAGTCGCTGATTTCATCCTCGCCCAGGATCAAAAGGGAATGAAGGCATCCTCCATTGTTACCGGTCCGTCTATGGATATGTTGTTTGATGGCATGTTCACACCTGCAGAGCAGGAAGATGGATCATTTCTATGGGCAAATTCAGGAA AAGAGGGCGAAATTCCTCTGATCGCACTCGAAGACGTGGGTCCCTTTTCGATGTGGATGTTCAACAACCCCGCCGAATCAGCCGGCCTGTTATTGAAAGTCGCAACAGACGAAGTCAGCTTCGCAGACATCGCACGTACCTTCACCGAAGTGAGCGGAAAGAAGGGTGTCCACCAGTTCGTGGAGATCTCCAAATTCGTCAAGGCACGCGAGCCATTCCCGGGCGCCATGGCCAATTTTGCAGCAGGTCCACAGGAGGGTCCTTAA